The Sphaerodactylus townsendi isolate TG3544 linkage group LG11, MPM_Stown_v2.3, whole genome shotgun sequence sequence ccccccccccccccacccccccccccccccacccccccccccccccacccccccccccccccacccccccccccccccacccccccccccccccacccccccccccccccacccccccccccccccacccccccccccccccacccccccccccccccacccccccccccccccacccccccccccccccacccccccccccccccacccccccccccccccacccccccccccccccacccccccccccccccacccccccccccccccacccccccccccccccacccccccccccccccacccccccccccccccacccccccccccccccacccccccccccccccacccccccccccccccacccccccccccccccacccccccccccccccacccccccccccccccacccccccccccccccacccccccccccccccacccccccccccccccacccccccccccccccacccccccccccccccacccccccccccccccacccccccccccccccacccccccccccccccacccccccccccccccacccccccccccccccacccccccccccccccacccccccccccccccacccccccccccccccacccccccccccccccacccccccccccccccacccccccccccccccacccccccccccccccacccccccccccccccacccccccccccccccacccccccccccccccacccccccccccccccacccccccccccccccacccccccccccccccacccccccccccccccacccccccccccccccacccccccccccccccacccccccccccccccacccccccccccccccacccccccccccccccacccccccccccccccacccccccccccccccacccccccccccccccacccccccccccccccacccccccccccccccacccccccccccccccacccccccccccccccacccccccccccccccacccccccccccccccacccccccccccccccacccccccccccccccacccccccccccccccacccccccccccccccacccccccccccccccacccccccccccccccacccccccccccccccacccccccccccccccacccccccccccccccacccccccccccccccacccccccccccccccacccccccccccccccacccccccccccccccacccccccccccccccacccccccccccccccacccccccccccccccacccccccccccccccacccccccccccccccacccccccccccccccacccccccccccccccacccccccccccccccacccccccccccccccacccccccccccccccacccccccccccccccacccccccccccccccacccccccccccccccacccccccccccccccacccccccccccccccacccccccccccccccacccccccccccccccacccccccccccccccacccccccccccccccacccccccccccccccacccccccccccccccacccccccccccccccacccccccccccccccacccccccccccccccacccccccccccccccacccccccccccccccacccccccccccccccacccccccccccccccacccccccccccccccacccccccccccccccacccccccccccccccacccccccccccccccacccccccccccccccaccccccccccccatattattattatcatctcttgacgtttcgcctgcatctgtggatcctctgaagatgccagccacagatgcaggcgaaacgtcaggagagaatgctgctagaacacggccatacagcccggaaaccacacagcaccccagtgattccagccatgaaagccttcaacaatacagtctcaaagcggcttacaagctccttcccttcctcgctTGACAATAGACATCtcgtgggaatcaaacccagttctccagattagagcccaccgcttttaaccattacatcatgctggctgtaAAATCAGAAGCTGGTAGTAAAATCAGATGCTTAGGCGGAAAAAGTAGGCTAGAAATGACAGGTATGGTAAAACGTACAAAAACAGTGCCTTTtttaaacagtattttaaaagaaCCAGCAAACAGCCACCAGGGGGCCTTAGACACTTTCCaaattttagttttctttttcttaagtccaggagagaatgctgaatCAAGgaatttatttactttcttcatTGGAacactgcctttctccccagcagggactcagagtggcttgctacatcctccctcctccattttatcacagcaaccctgtgaaataggttgatagtgtattattattgttgttgttgttgttgttgtagatttcacagctgccagatctttagctggttgttggccttcattacaatttgagcctcacccagaggcctaggaagttgtaatgtatcagcgtaatATTCCCAAGTTTGGGCGATTCTGTTTTAAGCAGGGCTTTCtagtcaattcgaagatgttctTATGCTGCCCTAGCAAGTTTTTGGGATGGTCGCCTAGCTATCGATTTCActaccacattattattattattattattattattattattattattattattattattattattattattattattattattattattattataccagctggaaattaggaactttttttttacagtaagagttttttacagtaacagagacattattaatgccccgcccccggaatgcccggcaagcccccgtcgtgccccgcccagccccattggtgctacgccactgtttgaatcccagcaccatgggaacctgttgctaaaatttttggatcccaccactggcttcgtCTTCCATCCCCTGCCCGCACCTTGCAATTCAAAGCCAATGAACTGTCTCATCCCTGAATTGTTCTTGACTCTATTCAGACTTGTGTGGTTAAGatatttctcccccctccccccaccccagagcaaTTGACAAAATAAACAGCATTAAGACGACCTTGAAACAGAGATGCCGAATGTACAGGAAGAAACTTTTGAGACCGAGGCATGTGGCCACTCCCATtaaaacactatttttaaaaatcggtGGAAAACGTTACTAAAAAAAGACCAACCCGGACACAGGATGTAATTTGTAAAGCCATGCTCCTAATCAAGTCTGGGAGGATTCTCTCTGTGTTGAAGATTAAAATTCTGGCAAGACTTGAAAGCATTCGGAAGGCTTCCCCTGTGCCATTAAAAATACATGTCACAGAGAGATAAGTCATATCTCCTAAAGATATCCAAGTGTGCAGGGGTAGTAGAATCAAACAGTAAAACTTCCCCTGAAGTTCTGGCTGTTGAAGTATGTGGGCGCATGCATGTGTGAATGCTTCCCTTCCCAAATACACAGATGCACATCTCTATAGGTAGAAAGCTACAATGAACAGAAGACAGGATCTGCTATCTACAAGCAAaggcttttttcccccattgCAGAATTCTTTGGATActttagtgcacaggtgtcaaactcgtggccctccagatgttatggactacagttcccatcattacctgccagcataatgctgttatggactacagttcccatcattacctgccagcataatgctggcagggggtgatgggaactgtagtccataacatctggagggccacgagtttgacacccatgctttAGTGGCATTGGCAACTGAGAGCATATATTTCTGCAAAGATTTTTCTACAGACTTCTACGCTCAATTTAAGGCACTGGCCATTACTTCTGCATTCCTGGAGAGCTCTGGTCTTTGGAAAATTTGAGactcagtatggtgtagtggtgaagagcagtggacgctaatctggagaaccgcactCGATAACCCACTCCTCAACACGaacagctgactctaatctggtgaaccaggtttaagctccactcttccacgtgagtggtagactctaatctggagaactagctCTACCACTTCCCCCGGTTTTGGCCCATTCCAACCCCAGCATTCTAGCTGGTTTACGTTAGGAAAATACCccaatgaatatttatttatttattatttattccctCTACAAAATTTTaatgcatttgaagaagaagaagagtttggatgtatatcccccctttctctcctgcaggagactcaaaggggctgacaatctccttgcccttcccccctcacaacaaacaccctgtgaggtgggtggggctgagagagctccgagaagctgtgactagcccaaggtcacccagctggcatgtgtgggagtgcacaggctaatctgaattccccagataagcctccacagctcaggcggcagagcggggaatcaaacccagttcctccagattagatacatgagctcttaacctcctacgccactgctgctcctgatgcaaATGTGCCACGTAAAATTACTGTTATATAATCCTGCCGCATAAAACACAACTCTTCAGTTCTGTCCCATTGCAGAAATAATgttcgaaagaaagaaagaaagaaagaaaggtttacCTTGTTTGTACCTGTGCCTATGATAATCTCTAATATTTCCAATTCGGCTTCTGGGAACAACCTCTAGCGGGTTTGTAAAAATGCATCATGGCGAATTATCAGTCTCCCAAATCTCCATAACGTCTGGCTCTGGGGTCTTTCGAGTGTTGCAGCCACCTACTCGTTTAGCCGGGTGTGGTGTTGGAGGCCCCCAGGGGAGCTCTCCTTCAGACTTGGCTCTTCTGGATGACAGCCTCCACAAGGGCAGAGGTCAGCCTGGCAGAAGGTGAGCGATGTTCACTTTCCTTCTCGATCTTTTATACAGCCTCTTCAGATGCCTTCTAGAAGGCTGAGTCCAGAAGACTGCTCAAAACAAGCACTCCAAGAGAATGTGGCCCTCTTCTTGAGAACTTTCATAAATCCTGCAAAACATCAAAGATCTGAAAACAGTTCCAGTGGGGGAGTGACAGTTCATCCTTGTTCTAGCCTCTTCCTTGTGACTTCACATTGCTTTATGCATCCCCCCTAATGTTGTACTGGAAACTTAGCTACGCTTAGCTCAGTTTCCTGGAACAGCCatgctcaggggtagggaacctgtggctcgagagccacatgcggctcttctgcccttgcactgcggctccacgagctgagccgctggcttcatccttgtccgccctgcaggcagcagggcgggcgcaccaattgcccacagctggctgggccgcaccatgggcttcccctctcgcctgccccgtgggagcagggtgggcgctttcccggcggcgctttcacacttcagcaaaacctctactacgtcttattttcaggggatgtcttatatttggggaaacagggtatcattattattatttcaattttagaagaagaagaagaagaagaagaagaagaagaagaagaagaggaggaggaggaggaggaggaggaggagtttggatttatatcccccctttctctcctgcaggagactcaaaggggcttacaatctccttgcccttcccccctcacaacaaacatcctgtgaggtaggtggggctgagaaatttAAACCGCTCTCCCTTGTCGAATGGGACTCAGAACAGTCAATATCAATAAACTATACAAGGTTAGAACATATGTCCTTAAAACTTCAACCCTATGGCGCCCTTCCTTTTACATCTGTGAGGGTACAGTGgataacaaaacattaaaaggaaCATAAAAGCATAACTTAAATGAACATGAAAGAGGAAAGGCCAGCTTAGACTACCACTGCTGTTCTCAAACATAGGCCAGGTGGAgtaactccgtcttacaggccctgcgggactgTGACGCAGACTTATGGTAAACGAAGACCAACAGGCAATCTTCAGGGCACACAGAACTAAAAACTCTTTTCTAGGAATAAATCCTACTGAAAAAAATGGGACCTGTTTAGAATTGTTTCTTAAAGTAAGGAGTCAGTGATTTTTAGGAGACTGATGCCACACACTATTTTTTACACAGGAgttcacaatttaaaacaaagggtCTGTGCAGCCCTGGCCCATGGGTGTGGAAAAGTCTCCCACCAAATCaaaggcccttctgcacatgcagaataatgcactttcaatgcccttcgaaactggattttactgtgcggaatagtgaaatccactttcaaacaattgtgaaagtggattgaatgagcattattctgcgtgtgcggaagggaaggggccaaagggtcACACTTTTACCCTTTGGATTTAGGTACAAAAAGGATCATGGATGAAATGGTCAAATACAGGACCAGAACCATCAATTGTGAATGGGGCACACAGGCAAACAGCtggctttccccccacaacagaggAATAGCTAAAGGTGGGAGGCAAGCTGTCAATGTTGCTGTTGGGAAGTCTAACTGCACATTCGGCATTCACAATACTTTTATGCTATGTATCTAAGCTCAAAACATAAACTGAATGGGTTCAAAGACTTTGGCCAAGGCTGGAGTACTGATCTCCCAAATAGGCCCAACAGCTTTTGTGATGGCTCCATCCCAAACTAAACAAGTGAACAAGAATTTGGAAATCTTTTTTCCAATTGATGGGCAACCCCAGAAGTTACTTAATCCCTAAGCAAGATCTTTTGCAAACTGAGCAAGATCTTTTACAGCCACTGCTACCTCCCAGATTCTTGAATCAGAGTCTGAACTCAGGacttcctgcatgccaagcaactTCTCTAAAAAAAGCCCCACTTCTAATCATTACACCACCCTGCTTCGGAATCATGCAGAGACACAACAGGCACCCATTCTGCAGGATGGGTATTCCGGGCTCACAAAAAATCTTTAGTCTACTGGCAGCCAAGTGTCAGGGGGCATATTTTGCAAGTCTGACGAACAGAGCCGTCATTAATCTGGCTGCCTTTCATGAACTGCATCCGTGTTGTGTCTCTGAACGAATCACTGATCTGGCTCTAACTATGAGCATACCAAGGTTTTTACCACTGAACATTCGCAAATGGATCCGCTCACCTGTACAGAATGACGTCATACAAGCACCGCCCCTGGGCGTTGAGGAGGTGCGCGTATTGCGCGCGAGGCGCTTCCGAGGCCCCGCCCACCGCCGCCAGCCGCGCCACGTCATTGGTCAGCAAGCCCTGGAGGAAGGGCTCGGTCTCCGGGCCTTGGAGTCGAAGCAGAGCGCGGTTGAGCGCGAAGCAGTCGGTCGTCGGGCCCGTCGCCTCCGCCCCGCCGAGGCCTCTCGTGGCCGGCAGGCGCAGGCCGCGGGGAAGGCCCCGCAGCGCCCCGCTCGCCCTCACCAACATGGCGGCCGGAGGGAAACCGCCGAGACAAAAGGCGTCGCCCTCCCCGCCGACATCTTGTGTGTGGCGGAGGGCGGTGAGGCGTTCAGCTAGGACCGAGTGCGCATGCGCCTCGACACCCTCTGCCGGCCGTTCGGTGAAGGGGATGCGGGTCGGCTGCCTCAAGCCCCGCCTCTTGGTCGGCCTACCAATCAGAGACGAGTGGGTGGAGACTGGTCTTTAGTGCAGCACGTGTGGCTAGAcataattattaattaaatttgtatATGTGATGTTATATATACGATTAACCAATATATAGTTATATATCATTAATAACTAAAggattgtgtgtgggggtgtgtgtatgGATTTAGATATATTGTCATATTGTGTCTTGAATTAATTTGTATTACTGTTTATCAAATTATATGATAATTTGCATTGATATTGTAATCGgtattattattgcatttttcttttttgtgttgtatTGTTTGCTATGGTTGTGCTGAAGCAATAAAGTTATACAGTTCCAGTGTTAGAATGGGTTAAAAACAGCTCTGCAATTTCTTGggctatattttttttcttctgcgtAACAGAACTGATAAGCAGCCAACCACCTTCCCCAGTACCATACTGGTCTGGCAAGCCAACCacaggcttgccagtccaggcaaccAGCCCTCACTCCCAATCTGAACTGGTGAGTCACACCCCGCCAGTGCCAATAGGAACTGGGGAGCCTGCTGCGAGCTCGTCAGTTGAGGTAGTCatcccagtgctgatctgggcatTCGCATTACTGGGACGTGTATCTTCCATCTCAGTTACAGAATTGTGAAGAAGATGAACCACTCAGTGGCTGAGATACCCACAATGAGATCTCGGTTTTACCGGATCAGAATTTTTctggttgtatttttaaaattgtatttaatctggttgtatttttttaaactgtgccTCTGTGTACAGTATCTAATCAAAGCCGACAACCCTGGGCAGATAGACCTCATTTCCACCATatgaaaaacaaatcaaaagtTTAATTCCGTTTTATTAGTATTGGAAATGGAAAAATCCAACCACATTGCATTTGTTTTTTCTTCAAATGTTCTACCATTCTAAGTACAATCTGGAACTAACATTTGCCCTGACATATATTTACAAACGGTCTATTGTATACACAAAATGTTTCTCATACAACATACAAGttagtacaaaaaaaacccctagaaacTTCATAacggtatagatttttatggccTTTTAGATAAATTTCAAGTATTTTCCAGTGCAATGGAATGTGAGCAACAaggtaattttttcccccttgttctaTTTTGGTTTCTAAATATTGGACCATTTTTAAGCTGTATGAACTATTGTAGTGTCCTGTATGAAAGTCTGGAAATTGTAGTAGGGTACAGTGCTTTCTCTCTgataacatctctctctctctgccttggaaaactacagttcccagtgTTCCTTGGATAGAAATCCTAGTTTTGGAACCATtgtagtaaaataaataaatatggattctTAGTCACTGGGACAAAGTATTCTGGATTGCTGTTCTGTGTTCTTGTTCTTTGAAAAAAGTATCCCGTATCCTTAACACTACAAATACCACATGGGAGACCATTTGAACTTGTTCCTTCTACGTTCTGTCACAGCTGTACATTGCTATAGAAAATAAGCTATTAATCTTAGGTTACACCACGCTCACAACTTCAACAATGCTTTACCATACACCTTTCACTCTTCCCTTGTTCAGTCTCAGCTTTCGCAATTCTCGGGAATGTAGAAGGATCTCAGGagggcgtaccaggggtaaatgagCCACttctggagacaaattgtctcaggacaccccccaggctctgcccctgccccgcccacctcagctccacccacactgccctcgacccagctggaagggagggaggagtccaaggcagggttgagggggcttggaggcagcaggaagtccagcTGTttcatcatttttgcgtgccttggacggggtcgaggcgtgcgaaaacgacaagacagcaggacttcctggtcacgtggggggccgattttgcacccccacgtgaccagaagagtggtgccacCTTTGTCCCTTGTAAGGCAGATCACGCCATCTTTACTGAGAAGGACAGGACTCTTCCGGCTATCTGCACATCTCCAAAGTTTCGCGAAGCGTGCTAAAGGGTTTTGGTAAGCATTTGCGGGCTTGTGTGGCTAGATATGCAGGACAGACCGCTTCCacgcgtgcagaataatgcactttcaatcccctttcacaattgtttgcaagtggcttttgctattccgcacagctgcaaagtagactaaaagtgcactattctgcacgtgcggaaggggagACAGTTGTATGTGTACCAAATGGGCCAAAGACAGCCGGGGCGCCTGTGCAGCATCCCAGTTTACTAGgatgacattaaaaaaacccagaacaggTCAGGTGGGTGGCCAGGCACTCTAACATTCACACACAATTTCACTCATCCATTTCGCACCATTCACACATCAATTTGGCATCCTCATCTTCAAGCGTGGTCCGGCTTTCCTGCAGAACATGTGGTTGGAGCCCTCCAGCTTTTCGTCTCAATGGTGACCGATTCCCCTTCACACCACAGCCtgcatcccacatggcttttgtctgtCTGGATCTCACAGTTTCCAGCGCGCTTTTATTTCAACATTTCTAAAACTCTAACAGCGGCTATACCACCCTCTGATCTGGAACCCTTCCGCCTGATCCTTGCTATGCAAAGACTCTCTGCGCTTTCCCAGTGGCATCAAAACTACACTCAGCACAGGCTCATGTGTAGCTACTTTGAATCTTCCTTCAAGGTTAATTGAGCTGAAGATGGTGGATCGAAATGGCCAGGATGGCTCTTATTTGCACAGCTGTTTCGACGCCACTGGTAAAGTGCAGAGAGCCTTTGCATAGCAAGGATCAGGCGGAAGGGTTCCAGATCAGAGGGTGGTATAGCCACTGTTAGAGTTTTAGAAATGTTGAAATAAAAGCGCGCTGACCTTCTAAAACTCTAACAGCGGCCACCATGTCCTGCTACACAGTTATGGCTTTAGCACA is a genomic window containing:
- the IBA57 gene encoding putative transferase CAF17, mitochondrial, yielding MLVRASGALRGLPRGLRLPATRGLGGAEATGPTTDCFALNRALLRLQGPETEPFLQGLLTNDVARLAAVGGASEAPRAQYAHLLNAQGRCLYDVILYRIYESSQEEGHILLECLF